Proteins from a single region of Oryza brachyantha chromosome 6, ObraRS2, whole genome shotgun sequence:
- the LOC102716423 gene encoding uncharacterized protein LOC102716423 — MWEHHSVRLKVFFAFNAVAFVMSLLIIMLLLDKQLVIPLLARDKVQEDQSTRRTSPVRTLALKVYIFIALVGLAGAYATGSSRGRNTTICVSSLVFAVLACIVVLKAIISHRSTHRSSIGGAKTSTESGEKNTRNGEGQTNTKRNGAGVQSNKSNADILEKAQSLVVLLSTLVATVTYQAGLVPPGGVWQDNSNGHEAGDPILLSIQPERYKVFFYCNSIALAASLVTIILVQYKPMLRRHILECAMILDLFGLIGAYSAGSCRDVTTSVYVIALAGGVLVYVVIHVVFFTLEDANMGKKDIDKDRNSEDKRRKRLLLFAVLCTTLSYQAGLTPPGGFRLKDDEFGHHAGDPVLFYNYPRRYKAFFYCNSVSFMSSIAFIILLVNPNLYRPAIRSYALSVCTGVGMFALICAYAAGSTQHLKTSIYIFGLVALVLFIMMLVIIYLYWRDVNKGKKDEEKGDNITANSIENTEQEEITTESAKEEHKSKKKHATLKYLMLLGVLAASVTYQAGLNPPGGVWQGNSNGHAAGNPVMHDNRRLRYLIFFYSNSISFLASIVVIILLLPEKLQENWSLKVMNITIVLDLFGLLLAYMAGSRMRLESSGYVIVFVIAALGVAAIHKMWPLVRKYWEKEKRNNGQH, encoded by the exons ATGTGGGAACACCACTCTGTCCGCCTCAAGGTGTTCTTTGCCTTCAATGCTGTTGCATTTGTCATGTCCCTGCTCATCATTATGCTGCTCCTAGACAAGCAGCTTGTCATCCCACTGCTAGCCCGGGACAAGGTCCAGGAGGATCAGAGCACAAGAAGAACCAGCCCAGTACGAACCTTAGCACTCAAAGTATACATCTTTATCGCTCTTGTCGGTCTTGCTGGGGCTTACGCCACCGGAAGCAGCCGAGGAAGGAACACTACCATCTGTGTGAGTAGTCTGGTTTTTGCTGTTCTTGCATGTATTGTTGTCCTCAAGGCGATTATATCTCATCGGTCAACTCACAG GTCAAGCATCGGAGGAGCAAAGACGAGCACAGAAAGTGgagaaaagaacacaaggaaTGGTGAAGGACAGACGAACACTAAAAGGAATGGCGCCGGAGTACAGTCAAACAAAAGCAATGCAGACATTCTGGAGAAGGCTCAATCTCTTGTTGTTCTGCTTTCCACTCTTGTAGCAACCGTGACATACCAAGCAGGGCTGGTCCCGCCAGGTGGTGTTTGGCAGGACAACTCGAACGGACATGAGGCCGGCGATCCAATACTCCTATCCATACAACCAGAGCGCTACAAGGTATTCTTTTACTGCAACTCAATAGCATTAGCAGCATCCTTGGTCACCATCATCTTGGTCCAGTACAAGCCTATGCTCAGGCGCCACATACTGGAGTGTGCCATGATACTGGATCTGTTTGGCCTCATTGGTGCATACTCTGCTGGGAGCTGCCGAGATGTGACCACATCCGTTTATGTCATTGCCTTGGCTGGAGGTGTTCTTGTCTATGTGGTTATTCATGTTGTATTCTTCACACTTGAAGACGCAAACATGGGAAAGAAAGACATAGATAAGGACAGAAACAGTGAGGACAAGAGGCGCAAGAGGTTGCTCCTTTTCGCTGTCTTGTGCACAACCCTTAGTTACCAAGCTGGGTTGACCCCACCAGGTGGGTTTCGGCTCAAGGATGATGAGTTTGGGCACCATGCAGGCGACCCTGTCCTCTTTTACAATTATCCACGCCGTTACAAGGCATTCTTCTACTGCAACTCGGTGAGCTTCATGTCATCCATTGCTTTCATTATACTCCTTGTGAATCCAAATCTTTACAGGCCAGCCATACGAAGCTATGCTCTCTCAGTTTGCACTGGGGTAGGCATGTTTGCTCTTATATGTGCCTATGCTGCTGGAAGCACTCAGCACCTGAAAACATCCATCTATATCTTTGGGTTAGTGGCTTTAGTGCTCTTCATTATGATGTTAGTGATCATATATCTCTATTGGAGAGATGTCaacaaaggaaagaaagatGAGGAAAAAG GAGACAACATTACAGCTAATTCTATCGAGAACACAGAACAAGAAGAAATAACCACAGAGTCTGCCAAGGAAGAGCATAAATCAAAAAAGAAGCATGCCACACTCAAATACTTGATGCTGCTAGGAGTCTTGGCTGCAAGTGTTACTTACCAGGCTGGCCTCAACCCACCTGGGGGTGTGTGGCAGGGCAATAGCAATGGTCACGCAGCAGGTAACCCGGTTATGCATGACAACAGAAGACTCCGTTACCTCATCTTCTTTTACAGCAATTCTATTTCGTTTCTGGCATCCATTGTTGTTATCATCCTGTTGCTGCCGGAGAAACTGCAAGAGAACTGGTCGCTTAAGGTGATGAACATAACGATTGTGTTGGACTTGTTCGGCCTACTACTAGCCTACATGGCTGGATCAAGAATGCGGTTAGAGTCTTCTGGATACGTTATCGTGTTTGTTATAGCTGCACTAGGCGTTGCTGCAATTCACAAGATGTGGCCACTCGTTAGAAAATATtgggaaaaggagaaaagaaataatggTCAGCACTGA